One Dokdonia sp. Dokd-P16 genomic window carries:
- a CDS encoding HupE/UreJ family protein — MDSFIFYFKEGLFHVLDWNAYDHILFLVVLTVPYLFSNWKKLLTLVTIFTLGHTLSLALSAYGVVRVNSSLVEVLIPITILITALYNIFTAGKKNRNQKIGIHLFAALFFGLIHGLGFSTYFKMMTASSESKLLPLIEYTLGIEAAQLIIVFVVLIISFVGQAIFRFSLRDWVMVISSIVIGVAIPVFKTALSSINF; from the coding sequence ATGGATTCATTCATATTTTATTTTAAAGAAGGCCTTTTCCACGTACTAGATTGGAACGCCTATGACCATATACTCTTTTTAGTAGTACTCACAGTGCCGTACTTGTTTTCTAACTGGAAGAAATTATTGACATTAGTAACAATTTTCACGCTTGGTCATACCTTATCACTAGCACTATCGGCTTACGGAGTTGTTAGAGTAAATTCATCATTAGTAGAGGTTCTTATACCTATAACAATTTTAATTACTGCTCTTTATAATATTTTTACAGCTGGAAAAAAGAATCGCAATCAGAAGATAGGTATTCACCTTTTTGCAGCGCTATTTTTTGGATTAATACATGGGTTAGGTTTTTCTACATATTTTAAAATGATGACAGCAAGCTCAGAAAGTAAGCTGCTACCATTAATAGAATATACTTTAGGTATTGAAGCAGCACAATTGATTATTGTATTTGTAGTGCTTATTATAAGTTTTGTGGGTCAAGCAATCTTTAGATTTTCACTTAGGGATTGGGTAATGGTTATTTCATCCATAGTGATTGGAGTTGCTATTCCAGTGTTTAAAACTGCACTTTCTAGCATTAATTTTTAA
- a CDS encoding deoxycytidylate deaminase — protein sequence MASKQHKYDIAYLRMAREWGKLSYCNRKQVGAIIVKDKMIISDGYNGTPTGFENICEDDENNTKWYVLHAEANAILKVASSTQSCHGATLYITLSPCKDCSKLVHQAGIKRVVYHNAYKDLTGVKFLEKAGVEIVHLQDIDS from the coding sequence ATGGCTTCAAAACAACATAAATATGACATCGCTTACTTGAGAATGGCTCGAGAGTGGGGAAAACTGTCGTACTGCAACCGTAAACAAGTGGGAGCAATCATTGTAAAAGATAAGATGATTATCTCTGACGGATATAATGGTACACCTACCGGTTTTGAAAATATTTGTGAAGACGACGAAAATAATACGAAGTGGTATGTATTGCATGCAGAGGCAAACGCAATTTTAAAGGTTGCCAGTTCCACACAATCTTGTCATGGAGCTACATTGTACATCACGTTAAGTCCTTGCAAGGATTGTAGTAAATTAGTACATCAAGCAGGTATTAAACGCGTAGTATATCATAATGCTTATAAAGATCTAACGGGTGTGAAATTTTTAGAAAAAGCAGGCGTTGAGATAGTACATCTTCAAGATATTGATTCATAA
- the katG gene encoding catalase/peroxidase HPI yields the protein MKNTETFDLNDDSQAAKCPFMGGAHKHTSGGGTTNRDWWPNELRLNILRQNATKSDPLGGDFDYAAAFNSLDFSALKQDVLDLMTDSQDWWPADYGHYGGFMIRLAWHSAGTYRIGDGRGGASSGTQRFAPLNSWPDNGNLDKARLLLWPIKKKYGNKISWADLMVLAGNCALESMGFPTFGYAGGREDVWEPEQDIYWGSETEWGANDERYAEGELEAPLGAVMMGWIYVNPEGPNGVPDPMGSAANVRETFGRMAMNDEETVALVAGGHTFGKAHGAADPDKFVGTEPHGAAIEEMSTGWKNSYGTGVLDDTITSGIEGAWTPNPTQWDADYFDVLLNYDWELTKSPAGAHQWTPTEASNAKMAPMAGDASKRQRLMMTTADIALKVDPEYLKISQRFHEDHKAFEDAFARAWYKLTHRDMGPVERYLGPEVPSEELLWQDPVPSNDGYSLSDDQVATLKVKIAASGLTVSEMVSTAWASASTFRNSDKRGGANGARIRLAPQNRWEVNNPEQLYKVLNVLGAIQSDFDGDVSMADLIVLAGSVGVEKAAKDAGHDVTVPFTPGRTDASQEQTDVDSFGYLEPKADGFRNYVSHTQKATAAEAMLIDRAQLLGLSIPEMTVLVGGLRVLGTNYNNTKVGVFTDRPGQLSNDFFTNILDFTYTWKELSSDETLFSGSDRRTGEMKFTGSRADLIFGSNTELRAIAEVYGANDGEQRFVADFIKAFTKVMNADRFDIK from the coding sequence ATGAAAAATACAGAAACATTTGATCTTAACGACGATTCTCAAGCGGCAAAGTGCCCTTTTATGGGAGGAGCACATAAACATACATCTGGTGGCGGTACAACTAACCGCGACTGGTGGCCTAACGAACTTCGTCTTAATATACTTAGACAAAATGCTACAAAATCAGATCCATTAGGAGGTGACTTTGACTATGCTGCGGCATTTAATAGTCTTGATTTTAGTGCTCTTAAACAAGATGTACTTGATTTAATGACAGATTCACAAGACTGGTGGCCTGCAGATTATGGTCATTATGGAGGCTTCATGATTCGTCTGGCATGGCACAGTGCAGGTACTTACCGTATAGGTGATGGACGTGGAGGAGCAAGCTCCGGAACACAACGTTTTGCACCACTTAACAGTTGGCCAGATAATGGTAACCTTGATAAGGCTCGTTTATTATTATGGCCTATTAAGAAAAAATATGGAAATAAAATTTCTTGGGCAGATTTAATGGTGCTTGCAGGTAACTGTGCATTAGAATCTATGGGCTTCCCAACTTTTGGTTATGCCGGAGGACGTGAGGACGTATGGGAGCCAGAACAAGATATCTACTGGGGAAGCGAGACAGAGTGGGGAGCAAATGATGAGCGTTATGCAGAGGGAGAGTTAGAAGCACCACTAGGAGCAGTAATGATGGGGTGGATATATGTAAATCCAGAAGGGCCTAACGGAGTTCCAGATCCTATGGGTTCTGCGGCAAATGTGAGAGAGACTTTTGGACGTATGGCGATGAATGATGAGGAGACAGTAGCATTAGTAGCTGGAGGTCACACTTTCGGTAAAGCACACGGTGCAGCAGATCCAGATAAGTTTGTAGGTACAGAACCTCATGGAGCAGCTATAGAAGAAATGAGTACTGGGTGGAAAAATAGCTACGGTACAGGAGTACTTGACGATACCATTACTTCTGGTATAGAAGGAGCATGGACACCTAACCCTACACAATGGGATGCAGATTATTTTGATGTGTTATTAAACTATGATTGGGAGCTTACTAAGAGCCCAGCAGGAGCACACCAATGGACGCCTACAGAAGCATCAAATGCTAAGATGGCACCTATGGCTGGAGATGCATCAAAGAGACAGCGTCTTATGATGACTACAGCAGATATTGCGTTAAAAGTTGATCCAGAATATTTAAAAATCTCACAGAGATTTCACGAAGATCACAAAGCTTTTGAAGATGCATTTGCAAGAGCATGGTATAAGTTAACACACCGTGACATGGGACCGGTAGAGAGATACTTAGGACCAGAAGTACCTAGTGAAGAGTTATTATGGCAAGATCCAGTACCAAGTAACGATGGATATTCATTAAGTGATGACCAGGTTGCTACATTAAAAGTAAAAATTGCAGCGTCAGGACTTACAGTTTCAGAGATGGTTTCTACAGCGTGGGCATCTGCCTCTACGTTCAGAAATTCTGATAAGCGTGGTGGAGCAAATGGAGCTCGCATTCGTCTAGCGCCGCAAAATAGATGGGAAGTAAACAACCCGGAGCAGTTATACAAAGTGCTTAATGTATTAGGTGCTATCCAAAGTGATTTTGATGGTGATGTGTCTATGGCAGACCTTATCGTTCTTGCAGGATCTGTAGGAGTAGAAAAGGCGGCAAAAGATGCTGGGCATGATGTTACTGTTCCATTTACGCCAGGACGTACAGATGCGTCACAAGAACAAACAGATGTAGATAGCTTTGGTTATCTTGAGCCTAAAGCAGATGGTTTTAGAAACTATGTGAGTCATACACAAAAAGCAACAGCTGCCGAAGCAATGCTTATTGATCGTGCACAATTACTAGGACTTTCTATTCCAGAAATGACAGTGCTTGTAGGAGGTTTACGTGTGTTAGGTACAAACTATAATAATACTAAAGTAGGTGTCTTTACAGATCGACCTGGACAGTTATCAAACGACTTCTTTACAAACATACTAGACTTTACTTACACTTGGAAGGAGCTTTCTTCTGATGAGACATTATTCTCAGGAAGTGACCGTCGCACTGGAGAGATGAAGTTTACAGGATCTCGTGCAGATTTAATTTTTGGATCAAACACAGAGCTTAGAGCAATTGCTGAGGTTTATGGAGCAAATGACGGAGAGCAACGTTTCGTAGCCGACTTTATCAAGGCATTTACTAAAGTCATGAACGCAGACCGTTTTGATATTAAGTAA
- a CDS encoding MarC family protein gives MKIDLKEILTAAMVLFAVIDIIGSIPIILKLRKKAGHIQSEKAALVALIVMILFVFVGESILGLIGVNVYEFAVAGSFILFFIALEMILGVSIFKDDDGISAKTVSVFPLAFPLVAGPGTLTSLLALRAEYDLSNIIIAIILNILLVYIVLKTSKHIERFLGKNGIAVIHKVFGVILLAIAVKLFTANIQELFK, from the coding sequence ATGAAAATAGATCTTAAAGAAATACTTACTGCCGCAATGGTACTTTTTGCTGTAATAGATATTATAGGGAGTATTCCTATCATATTAAAACTGCGAAAAAAGGCTGGACATATACAGAGTGAGAAGGCTGCCTTAGTAGCACTTATTGTAATGATCCTATTTGTATTTGTAGGGGAAAGCATACTAGGTCTCATAGGTGTTAATGTATATGAATTTGCAGTAGCAGGTTCTTTTATTCTTTTCTTTATAGCTCTAGAAATGATTCTAGGTGTTAGTATTTTTAAAGATGATGATGGTATTAGTGCAAAGACTGTATCTGTATTCCCACTCGCCTTTCCATTAGTAGCTGGGCCAGGTACTCTTACTTCGCTTCTTGCACTACGTGCAGAATATGATCTTAGCAATATTATAATTGCTATCATACTCAATATCTTACTAGTCTATATTGTATTAAAAACTTCTAAACATATAGAACGCTTTTTAGGAAAGAACGGTATTGCTGTAATACATAAAGTTTTTGGTGTAATTTTGTTAGCAATTGCTGTGAAGCTTTTTACCGCAAACATTCAAGAACTATTTAAGTAA
- a CDS encoding S41 family peptidase, translating to MKIQRKYIPLLFGLGIALGILLGSLLDFGYNDTALFTSNAKKDKLNKLIDYIDYEYVDVINTDSIVDVTVNGILDNLDPHSTYIPPDEYSAMEENMKGDFVGIGVSFYPYNDSLAVIQAIKGGPSARAGIKGGDRIVYADGINLSTKEITDDSLSSILKGKARTPIEIKIKRPGVKDLLTFNFKRDHVPIFSVVGSYMLTNNLGYIKINRFAESTHEEFKKALMDLKNKGATKIALDLRDNPGGYISSAEGVVNEFLEEDKLILFTKNKTGNISNSYTDDGGIFEDGEVFILINENSASASEIVAGALQDNDKGVIVGRRSFGKGLVQREMDLGDGSAVRLTIARYYTPTGRSIQKPYELGDKDYFEDYLNRYENGELRSVDSIKVADSLKFRTPKGKIVYGGGGIIPDIFVPKNTDYEVEHLNYVLRSGYMRLFIFEQLEKDRTYYNSLSMEQFQEEVVISDQVVEDFISFAQFRQINLKASKYKDLYKKYLKATMARQLFDNNAFEMMVNKEDAVIQKVIELTLEKE from the coding sequence ATGAAAATACAACGCAAATATATCCCCCTGCTCTTTGGTTTGGGCATTGCTTTAGGCATTTTGCTAGGAAGCCTTTTAGATTTTGGGTATAATGATACCGCGTTGTTTACTTCTAATGCAAAAAAGGATAAACTCAATAAGCTTATCGATTACATAGATTATGAATATGTAGATGTCATTAATACAGATAGTATTGTAGACGTTACTGTAAATGGTATTTTAGACAATCTAGACCCACATTCTACTTACATACCACCAGACGAGTATAGTGCTATGGAGGAGAATATGAAAGGCGATTTTGTAGGTATAGGAGTGAGTTTTTATCCTTATAATGATTCGCTTGCGGTAATACAAGCTATTAAAGGAGGGCCTAGTGCTCGTGCTGGAATCAAAGGTGGAGATCGCATTGTTTATGCAGATGGCATCAATTTATCTACCAAAGAAATTACAGATGACTCTCTATCTAGTATTTTAAAGGGTAAAGCAAGAACACCTATTGAAATCAAAATAAAAAGACCTGGAGTTAAAGACCTTTTGACGTTTAATTTTAAACGTGATCATGTGCCTATTTTTAGTGTGGTAGGCAGTTATATGCTTACTAATAATCTTGGATACATTAAGATTAACCGTTTTGCAGAGTCTACTCATGAAGAGTTCAAAAAAGCACTCATGGATCTCAAAAACAAAGGAGCAACTAAAATTGCACTAGATTTAAGGGATAACCCAGGAGGTTATATCTCTAGCGCAGAGGGTGTGGTAAATGAGTTTTTAGAAGAAGATAAACTTATACTCTTTACAAAAAATAAGACAGGAAATATATCAAATAGCTATACTGATGATGGCGGTATTTTTGAAGATGGAGAAGTGTTTATACTTATAAACGAAAACTCTGCAAGTGCTAGTGAGATTGTTGCGGGAGCATTGCAAGACAATGACAAAGGAGTAATAGTAGGACGTAGATCCTTTGGTAAAGGGCTTGTGCAGAGAGAAATGGATTTAGGTGACGGCAGTGCTGTGAGATTAACTATCGCACGTTATTACACTCCTACTGGGCGTTCTATACAGAAGCCTTATGAGTTAGGAGATAAAGATTATTTTGAAGATTATCTTAATAGGTATGAAAACGGCGAGCTGCGTAGTGTAGATAGTATTAAAGTGGCAGACTCTCTTAAATTTAGAACTCCTAAGGGTAAAATTGTATATGGTGGAGGAGGAATCATACCAGACATCTTTGTTCCTAAAAATACAGATTATGAGGTAGAGCATCTCAATTATGTATTGCGTTCTGGTTATATGCGCTTATTTATCTTTGAGCAACTAGAAAAGGATAGAACATACTACAACAGCTTGAGTATGGAGCAATTTCAAGAAGAGGTTGTTATATCAGATCAAGTAGTAGAAGATTTTATATCTTTCGCACAGTTTAGGCAGATTAATTTGAAAGCAAGTAAATATAAAGACTTGTATAAGAAATACCTCAAAGCTACAATGGCTAGACAACTTTTTGATAACAATGCTTTTGAGATGATGGTAAATAAAGAAGACGCTGTTATTCAAAAAGTAATAGAACTTACCCTTGAAAAAGAATAA